The Pseudomonas multiresinivorans DNA window CTGGTCAGCGGCGACGGCAAGATCCTGGTGCACCCGGACAAGAGCTTCATCATGAAGTCCCTCTCCGACATCTACCCGCAGAACACCCCCAGGATCGGCGGCGGCTTCAGCGAGGCCGAGCTCAACGGCCACACCCGCATCCTCAGCTTCACCCAGGTCAAAGGCCTGCCATCGGTGAACTGGTACATCGGCCTGTCCATCGACAAGGACGCCGCCTATTCGATGCTGAGCAAATTCCGCACCTCGGCCGTCATCGCCGCGGCCATCGCCATCGTCGCCATCCTGCTCCTGCTGGGCATGCTGATCCGCGTGCTGATGCAGCCGCTGACCACCATGGGGCGCGCCATGGAAGACATCGCCCAGGGCGAGGGCGACCTGACCAAGCGCCTGCAGGTCGCCAGCAACGACGAGTTCGGCGTGCTGGGCAACGCCTTCAACCGCTTCGTCGAACGTATCCACGAATCCATCCGCGAAGTGGCTTCCACTGCACGCCAGTTGCACGACGTCTCGCAGCTGGTGGTGAACGCCTCCAACTCGTCCATGAGTAACTCCGACGAGCAGTCCAATCGCACCAACAGCGTCGCCGCAGCGATCAATGAACTGGGCGCCGCCGCCCAGGAAATCGCCCGCAACGCCGCCGACGCCTCGCACCACGCCACCGATGCCTCGCACCAGGCCGGCGACGGCCGCCAGGTGGTCGAGCAGACCATCAGCGCGATGAACCAGCTGTCCGACAAGATCAGCTCCGCCTGCGCCAACATCGAGGCGCTGAACAGCCGCACGGTGAACATCGGGCAGATTCTGGAGGTGATCAAAGGTATTTCCGAGCAAACCAACCTGCTGGCACTGAACGCCGCCATCGAGGCCGCCCGCGCCGGGGAAGCCGGCCGTGGCTTCGCCGTGGTCGCCGACGAAGTGCGCAACCTCGCCCACCGCGCGCAGGAGTCGGCCCAGCAGATTCAGAAGATGATCGAAGAGCTGCAGGTCGGCGCCCGCGAAGCCGTGGACACCATGACCGAGAGCCAGCGCTACAGCCTGGAAAGCGTGGAGATCGCCAACCGTGCCGGCGAGCGTCTGGCCAGCGTGACCCACCGCATCGGCGAGATCGACTCGATGAACCAGTCGGTCGCCACCGCCACCGAGGAACAGACCGCCGTAGTCGACTCGTTGAACATGGACATCACCGAGATCAACACCCTCAACCAGGAAGGCGTGGAAAACCTCCAGGCCACCCTGCGCGCCTGTGCCGACCTGGAGAACCAGGCCGGTCGCCTGCGCCACCTGGTGGACAGCTTCCGCATCTGACCGCAGCGGAAAGCGAAAAAGGCGCCTTCGGGCGCCTTTTTTGTTCGCGAGCAAGCTCGCTCCTACAAAAAACCTCGCTCCCTGCAGGACCGAGCGGAGCGCCTAGCCCTTGCTCGCGAACCGCCCCGAGACGAACCCACCGGTGAATCCGCTCCGAACTGATTCGCCACAGGCGGCTCCGCGCTTACCGCCGCTTGCTACCGCCCAGCAGCGCGCCCATCAGTCCTCGCACCAACTGCCGGCCGATCTGGTTCGCCGCCTGGCGTACCACGGTCTTGCTGACCTGGCTGGCCAGGGAACCGAGGATCTCGCCGGCCATACCTCCGAAGTCGGTGCCCTTCTCTTCCTTCCCCTGGGTCGGCGCCATCTTGTCGTCGGCACGGCCGGTGAGCTTTTCGTACGCGGACTCGCGATCGATCGGCTGGTCATAGCGCCCGGCCAGCGGCGAGCGACGGATGACGTCAGCACGTTCGGCATCGGTCAGCGGGCCAATGCGCGACTGCGGCGGCGCCACGGCCACGCGCTGGACCATCGCGGGCGTGCCCTTCTCTTCCAGCGTGCCCACCAGCGCCTCGCCGATGCCCAGTTCGGTGAGCACCTTCAAGGTGTCGAACGCCGGGTTCGGGCGGAAGCCATCGGCCACCGCGCGCAGGGACTTCTGCTCCTTGGCCGTGAAGGCGCGCAGACCGTGCTGGATGCGCAGGCCCAGTTGCGCCAACACGTCGTCCGGCAGGTCGCTGGGCGACTGGGTGACGAAGTACACACCCACGCCCTTGGAACGGATCAGCCGCACTACCTGCTCCAGACGATCCTGCAGGGCCTTGGGCGTACCGTTGAACAGCAGGTGCGCCTCGTCGAAGAACAGCGCGAGGATCGGCTTGTCCGCATCGCCGCGCTCGGGCAGCTGTTCGAACAATTCGGCCAGCAGCCAGAGCAGGAAGGTGGCATAGACCTTGGGCGCGTCGTGCACCAGCTTGCTGGCATCCAGCAGGTGGATGCGCCCGCGACCATCGGCCTCGGGGCGCAGCAGGTCCTCCAGTTGCAGCGCCGGTTCGCCGAAGAAGTCCTCGGCACCCTGCTGCTCCAGCAGCGCCAGGCGCCGCAGCAGCGCCTGGGACGAGGCACCGGTAAACAGCGCGCGGTCCTCGCCGAGCACTTCCGGGTGTTCCTTGAAGTGGTTGAGCAGCGCCTTGAGGTCCTTCAGATCGAGCAGCAGCAGGCCTTCGCGGTCGGCCACCTTGAAGGCGGCGAATAGCGCCGCCTGCTGGCTCTCGGTCAGTTCCAGCAGGTTGGACAGCAACAGCGGGCCCATCTCCGACAGCGTGGTGCGCAGTGGGTGGCCGGTCTTGCCGGCGATATCCCAGATACTGACCGGGTAGGCCTGGGGCTTGTAGTTCAGCCACGGCATGCTGGCGATGCGCTCAGCCACCTTGCCCTGAGAATTACCGGCAGCGGCGATACCACACAGGTCGCCCTTGATGTCCGCAGCGAACACCGCGATACCCGCATCGCTGAAAGACTCGGCGAGGTGCTGCAGGGTCACCGTCTTGCCGGTGCCGGTAGCGCCGGCGATCAGGCCGTGGCGGTTGGCGAGCTTCCAGGACTGGCCGACCGGCTGCCCGTCGGGACCCGCACCGATGATGAGTTCGTTCGTGGCTGACATCCGTTGTTCCCCTTCAGTGGGCCTGTCGCGATGAGTGCTTGAGCAAGAGTGGCGCGTCCCGGCGCGCCGCGCAATCGGCTACCCCGGTACTTTGAAGACATGCTTGAGGTAGTGCAGGAAGTTCTCGTCCTTGCACTGGGTCTTGCCTGGTGCGTCTGAGATCTTCGCCACCGGATGACCATTGCAGGCGGTCATCTTCAGCACGATGTTCATCGGCTGTACGCCCGGCACATCACAGGTGAAATGCGTGCCGATACCGAAACTGACGTCAATGCGCTCGCGCAGCGCGCGATAGATTTCCAGTGCCCGCGGCAGGTTGAGGCCATCGGAGAACACCAGGGTCTTGGTCTGCGGGTCGATGCCCAGCCGCTCGTAATGCTGGATGGCCTTTTCCGCCCACTCCAGCGGGTCGCCCGAGTCGTGGCGCAGGCCGTCGAAGAGCTTGGCAAAGTAAAGGTCGAAGTCCGCCAGGAAGGCGTCCATGGTGATGCAGTCGGTCAGGGCGATGCCCAGTTGCCCACGGTACTCGCGTACCCATGCGTCCAGCGCGGCGGCCTGGCTGTCGATCAACCGCGGACCGAGTTGCTGGTGTGCCATCAGCCACTCATGGGCCATGGTGCCCAGCGGTTTGACGCCCAGCTCGCGCGCCAGGTGAACATTGCTGGTGCCGACGAAATGCCCCGGGAAGCCGTCGCGCAGATCGCGCACCACCGCCTCCTGCACCGGGTAGGAGAAGCGTCGGCGAGTGCCGAAATCGGCCATCTTGAAGCCGGCCAGTTCTTCCGCGCCGGCCTCCCCGCGCAGCCAGTCGAATTTTTTCTGCAGCCGCTCGCGGGCCATCGTCAGCGTGGCGCCCGGATGACGGTGTCGGTTGCGCACTTCGCTGATGATCGCCAGCAGCGGCACTTCGAAGAGGATCACATGCAGCCATGGGCCTTTGAGCCGCAGGTACAGCTCCTCGTTCTCCACGCCCAGCTGGACGTAGTTGGGGTTGAAGCGGAAAAGGCCAAGGAAGCGGATGAAGTCCGGCTTGAAGAACGGGATGCGCTCGAGGAAGGCCAGGTCCTGCGGCGCAAAGGAAAGCTCCGCCAGGCGCTCGATCTGCTCGCGCAGCGGCTCCAGGTAGGCGCGCAGATCCTCTTCGTTGCGGCAACGGAACTCCCACTCCACCTCGGCGTTGGGGTAGTTGTGCAGCACTGCCTGCATCATGCTCAGCTTGTAGAAATCGGTATCCAGCAGGTTCTGCACGATCCGCCGGGAAAATGCGCTGTCGCTCATGCTCGTCTCATTGCAGGCTTCGAACCGGCAGTCTAAACCCGCCGCCCACAAAAAACCCCGCCGAGGCGGGGTTTTGAGTTCGAATCAGAAATCAGCGTGCTTTGCTCTGCGACATCCCGAAGAGGAAAAGCAGCAGGTCATCGTCCGGGCGGATGTCCTGTTGCTTGGCGCGCAGGTTGGGCGGGATGGGGCAGCTGTCCAAGCCGCCTTTTCCGGTGATGACCGAAGGCCCCGGCTCATGCCAGGCCGCCGCCGCCAGGGTTGCCACCCCGAGCGCGCCAACGAGGAGCAAACCTCGCGTAATTTCTAACTTCATGTCTGCAACCCTTTGATGGCGCTGCCAAACGCCGCTTGGTAACCATAGACAAAGGCCTGCCATTGCGCCTCAGTCCACGACGAGCGGCGTTTCACCTGGCGAAGATCATGACGCGCAGCACGCTGAGCGCTGAAGCGCTGGCGGGCTTTTTCCATGTCAATCAGGGCCACTTCGATCTTGTCGCCGTCCACCTTCACGAATACGTGCTTGAGGTAAAGGCAGCCGTGCTGCCAGCGGCCGGCGTTAAGTTTTGCAAGGGTACTACCGTAATGTTGCAGAATTCTTTGGTGCAGCGCTTCGCCCCAGCGATCCTGGTCGCCACGGGCGTAGCAGTCTTCAAGGCTGCTGAAACCGTCGAGGGACTCGGTAACCAGCAGGGCCTGCCATTCGCCATCCACCTTGCGGCAACCGGCATAGACCAGGGTCGGCACCTTCACGCCAAGCGCTTCGGCAGCCTTGAGCGCATTGCGCTCGCGAATCGCGGTGGGATAGCCGAAGGGGTGCAGCAGGTCACGGTAGATGTGGCCCATCTGCTGCTTGCGATAGAGCATCCGGCCGTCGGAGGTCAGGACTCGCTGCACGCCGCTCTCGCCACCACGCCGACGGTTCGGCTCCTCGACCCACTTGCCGGGTACCTGGAGCCAACGGTCGATGGCGTTCTCACCGGAAATTTGCTGCAGCGAAGCCAGATCAACGGCCATCCATCACTCCTTACGCAGAATGTAGACCCGCCACATATGGATGAGCGGGACGAAATCAATGTGATCCTGGACCTTGAAACCAGCCTGGCGGAACTCCGCCTCGATGGTCTTGGCGGGAATCACGAAGCGGTTCTGGTAGGCGTGTTTCTTGCGGGCCGACTCGGCTCGCGCGCGTTTCCAGGACTTGAAGTTGCCATCGACCCACAGCGACAGGATCACCGAATCGCGACTTACGCGGTGAAATTCGCGCAACATCGTCAAACGATCATCAGATTCGCCGATGTGGTGCATTAGACGCATCGAGAAGATGCTGTCGACGGCATTGTCCGGCAGATCAATGGCAAACGCCGAAGTCTGCAAAGGTCGAACGCGTTTGACAACCTCATTCGGTTGACCGGCGCAGGCGACGGCGATCATGTCAGGCGAATTGTCCGCCCCGATGATCACCCGGTTCTCCTTTTCAGCCAGCATCGGCCAGAAGCGTCCGGCACCACACGGCAGGTCGAGCACCAGGTTGGGCTGGCCGGCGAGCTTGAGGGCCTGGCGGGCTATCTGGACATCGCGCCAATGGGAAAGTTTCCGGGACAGTCCGGCCTGGTGCTTGCGCAGGTAACGCTGCGCATGCTGGCGGTCGTACTTCTGGGAGAATTCCAAGTCGACGGGTTTTTCAGTCATCGGATTATTACCTTTCCCGAATTCAGGGCGAACGATACAAACCAGCCTGTCACAGCCGGGTCATGCACTTGTGAAGATTTTGTCAAACCACGGCTAGGCGAACTTCGAAGCGGCAGCCATGGGGTTCTGCGGGGCGCAGCGTGACGTCCCAGCCTTCGGAGGCGCAGATTCGCTTGACCAGCGACAACCCAAGCCCAAGCCCCTCACCACGCGGGTTCTGGCCACGAACGAACGGCTGGAAGACGCGTTCGCGCTGTTCCTCCGGGATGCCGGCGCCGGTGTCTTCGACCCAGAATCCGCTCGGCCCAAGTTGTAAGCGGATGCTGCCGCTTTCGGTGTAATGCATCGCATTGCGCAATAAATTGCTCATCACCGAGCGCAGGAAAGGCGCGTTGAATAGCCCGGGCATCTCCTGGTTCGCCTCGTATACCAGCGTCAAACCTTTCGCTTCGATCGGGCCGCGCCACTGCGCTACCAATTCATCTCCGATCTGGCGAAGCCCGGCCTGCGAAACGATGGCCATGTCCTTGCGCTGGGCCCTGGCCAGCATGAGGAAGGTCTGCACCAGGTCACGCATCTCCTCGCAGGCACTGTTCATACGCGCCAGTTGAGCACGCGCCCGCGCGCTGAGCCCAGGCTCCTCTGCCAACAGCTCGCAGCTGGTGGCGATCACCATCAGTGGCGTACGCAATTCATGACTGACATCGCTGGTAAAGAGCTTTTCCCGAGTCAGCACGTCGTGCAGCCGCCCCATGGCGTAATCGAAAGCCGCCGCCAGTTCACCCACTTCGTCGTTGGCGTAATCCGGCGACATGGGCGGTGCCAGCTCGAGCAACTGGTCGCGATGCCGGACCTGGCGCGCCAGGCGTGCTACCGGTTCCATGACCTTGCGCGCCAGCAGCCAGCCCAGGACCCCGGACAAGACCAGGCTCAGGACGTAACCGGTGACCACCGCCGCATAGAGAATCTGTTCGCGTGCTTCGAAGTCGCTCTGATCCTGCAGCAGGACGAAGCGGCGACCATCGACGTCGCGCGCCAGCGCATGGAAGGACAACTCGCCATCGAAGACTTCGTGGAACCCTTCGTCCAGCCGGCGCAGTGCCGGCGGCATGGCGTAGACGCCTGCGCCGTCGCTGATGAAGAAACGCATGCCCGGATCGAGCTTGGGAGCCTGGCCGTCGCCCAGGTCCTCATTGATGATGCGATCCAGCTCGCCGCCCAGGTCACGGGAAATCAGGCGCTCTTCGACGATGTGAACGACGCCGACGATTCCCACCGAGAACAGTCCGCCGACGGCGGCGGTCATGAGTACGAAGGCAAAGACAATCCGGCGGGAAAGGCTCTGCTTATACTCCATGCGTTTCCTCTGCCAGCTTGTAGCCGACACCGTGCACCGTGTGCAGCAGGGAGGATGCGAAGGGCTTGTCGATCACCTGGCGAAGCTGGTGCACGTGGCTGCGCAGGCTGTCGCTGTCAGGGCAGTCGTCGCCCCAGACGGCTTCCTCGAGCACATCGCGGCGCACGACGTGCGGGCTCTTCTGCATCAATACCGCCAGCAGCTTGAGGCCGATGGGGTTGAGTTTCAGCGGTTTGCCGGCACGGTTCACTTCGAGGGTGTCGAGGTTGTAGCTCAGGTCGGCGACCTGCAACTCGCGACGACCGCCACCCTGGCTGCGGCGCAGCACCGCTTCGATGCGGGCGGCCAGCTCGGACAGCGCGAAGGGCTTGAGCAGGTAATCGTCGGCGCCCGAGCGGAAGCCCTGCAGGCGATCGTCCAACTGGTCACGGGCGGTGAGCATGATCACCGGTGTGTCGCGGCGCGCGTCTTCACGCAGCCGGCGGCACAGTGTGAAACCGTCCAGCCCCGGCAGCATGACGTCCAGTACGATCAGGTCGTAATGGGAGGTCGCCGCCAGGTGCAATCCGGACAGGCCGTCCTGGGCGCAATCCACCGTATAGCCCTTGAGGCCCAGGTAGTCGGCCATATTGGCCAGGATGTCCCGATTGTCTTCAACCAACAGAATGCGCATGTGCTCTCCTTTCGCGAACAGCACTCTAGCCTAACTGGCTTAAATGGAACTTAAGCGCCTTTGACGGTTTTTTCACACTTGTTCGCACTGACACGGTAGCACTCACACGCCGCCCACTGAGCGCAAGAGCTCGGCGGTGATCAGTCGTCCTCGCCGGTGACGCCAAACTCGATTGGCGTCTTCACGTAGAACAGCTTCACGCCCGCTTGGCGAATGGCGGCGAAGATGCGCCCGGACTCCTCCTCGCTGACAGCCATGGTGACTTCCTGCGGCTGGTCGGCCAGCTCGAAGAAGTGCGCATAGTGAATGCGCCCGGTCTTGCCGAATCCTTCGCTCGCCGTCATCAGGGTGGCGCCGCGAACACCCTGCCGGCGCGCCTCCTCCAGCAGCCACTGGGCCAGCGGCAGGCCGGCATGCTTGCGATCCTGCTGGGTGAAGAACTTCAACTGGTAGCCGTTCATCTCTTCCTCCGAAGGCCTGTGGCCTCTCTATCGCTGGCGCCCGAGCGGGAACTCTCCTGCCCGAACCTAGCGGCCCATCAGCGCGTGCACCGACCACAGCCCGGCCAGGGTCATCAACAGGGATCCAGCAAGGTGCGTGGCGACAGTGCCCATTGCCCAGGCCAGCCGGCCCTGCTGCAACAGCACGACAACTTCCGCCGAGAAGGTCGAGAAAGTCGTGAGGCCACCGCAGAACCCGGTGATGATCAGCAAGCGCCACTCGGGTGCTACGTCGGGGGTGTTGGCGAAGAAGGCGATGGCCGCGCCGATGATGTAGCCGCCGACCAGATTGGCGACCACCGTGCCCGGCGGCATCGACGGCAAAAGGGTATTGAGCTTGAGCCCGAGAACCCAGCGCAGCAAGGCTCCGAGGGCGGCGCCGATAGACACGGCGAGAATGGATTTCAACATGATCCTGTCCTGGAAGGGATGATTTGGACAGGCTGCAGGCGAGCGCCTACGCGCCTTTCCAGGTCAATGCGTAGGCATCATCAGCCACAAGGGCGGTTGAAGGAGGAATGCCATCTCCTGCGCCGCAGTCTGGCATAACCCACGCCCATGAAAAAGCCCCGCCTAGGCGGGGCTTTTTCTTACAGCAGGTGCCGGGTGGCTTACATCATGCCGCCCATGCCACCCATGCCGCCCATGTCCGGCATGGCCGGAGCTGCCTTATCGTCAGCCACTTCGGCGACCATGGCCTCGGTGGTGACCATCAGGCCGCCGATGGAAGCAGCGGCTTGCAGGGCCGAACGGGTGACTTTGGCCGGATCGAGGATACCCATCTCGATCATGTCGCCGTACACGCCGGTAGCAGCGTTGTAGCCGTAGTTGCCCGAACCTTGCTTGACCTTGTCGACCACGACGCTCGGCTCGTCACCGGAGTTGGCAACGATCTGGCGCAGCGGAGCTTCGACAGCGCGACGCAGCAGGGCGATACCGACGTTCTGGTCTTCGTTGTCGCCCTTCAGGCCTTCGATGGCTTGCAGAGCACGAACCAGAGCGACGCCGCCGCCAGGAACCACGCCTTCTTCGACCGCAGCACGGGTAGCGTGCAGGGCGTCTTCAACGCGGGCTTTCTTCTCTTTCATCTCGACTTCGGTGGCAGCGCCAACCTTGATCACGGCAACACCGCCGGCCAGCTTGGCCAGACGCTCTTGCAGCTTCTCGCGGTCGTAGTCGGAGGAAGTCTCTTCGACCTGCTTGCGGATCTGCAGGACGCGAGCTTCGATGTCGGCCTGAGCGCCAGCGCCATCGATGATGGTGGTGTTTTCTTTGCTCAGTACGACGCGCTTGGCGTTACCCAGGTGCTCCAGGGTGGCGCCTTCCAGGCTCAGACCGACTTCTTCGGAGATGACGGTACCGCCGGTCAGGATGGCGATGTCCTGCAGCATGGCCTTGCGGCGGTCGCCGAAGCCCGGAGCCTTGACGGCTGCGACTTTCACGATGCCACGCATGTTGTTGACGACCAGGGTAGCCAGGGCTTCGCCTTCGACGTCTTCAGCCACGATCAGCAGCGGACGGCCGGCTTTGGCAACGGCTTCCAGGACCGGCAGCATTTCGCGGATGTTGGAGATCTTCTTGTCGACCAGCAGCAGCAGCGGGCCGTCGAGCTCGGCAACCATGGTGTCCGGCTTGTTGATGAAGTAGGGGGACAGGTAGCCACGGTCGAACTGCATGCCTTCTACGACGGACAGTTCGTTTTCCAGGCCCGAGCCTTCTTCAACGGTGATCACGCCTTCTTTACCGACCTTGTCCATAGCTTCGGCAATGATGTTGCCGATGGAGTCGTCGGAGTTGGCGGAGATGGTGCCGACCTGGGCAATGGCCTTGGTGTCGGCGCAAGGCTTGGCCTGCTCTTTCAGCTGGGCAACGATGGCGATGGTGGCCTTGTCGATGCCGCGCTTCAGGTCCATCGGGTTCATGCCGGCAGCGACGGCTTTCAGGCCTTCGTTGACGATGGCCTGAGCCAGAACGGTAGCGGTGGTGGTGCCGTCACCGGCAGCGTCGTTGGCCTTGGAGGCAACGTCTTTCACCAGCTGGGCGCCCATGTTCTCGAACTTGTCTTTGAGTTCGATTTCCTTGGCGACGGAAACGCCGTCCTTGGTGATGGTCGGAGCACCGAAGCTCTTGTCCAGGATGACGTTACGGCCTTTCGGGCCGAGGGTCGCTTT harbors:
- a CDS encoding lipopolysaccharide kinase InaA family protein, with the translated sequence MAVDLASLQQISGENAIDRWLQVPGKWVEEPNRRRGGESGVQRVLTSDGRMLYRKQQMGHIYRDLLHPFGYPTAIRERNALKAAEALGVKVPTLVYAGCRKVDGEWQALLVTESLDGFSSLEDCYARGDQDRWGEALHQRILQHYGSTLAKLNAGRWQHGCLYLKHVFVKVDGDKIEVALIDMEKARQRFSAQRAARHDLRQVKRRSSWTEAQWQAFVYGYQAAFGSAIKGLQT
- a CDS encoding DUF190 domain-containing protein; this translates as MNGYQLKFFTQQDRKHAGLPLAQWLLEEARRQGVRGATLMTASEGFGKTGRIHYAHFFELADQPQEVTMAVSEEESGRIFAAIRQAGVKLFYVKTPIEFGVTGEDD
- a CDS encoding sensor histidine kinase, with protein sequence MEYKQSLSRRIVFAFVLMTAAVGGLFSVGIVGVVHIVEERLISRDLGGELDRIINEDLGDGQAPKLDPGMRFFISDGAGVYAMPPALRRLDEGFHEVFDGELSFHALARDVDGRRFVLLQDQSDFEAREQILYAAVVTGYVLSLVLSGVLGWLLARKVMEPVARLARQVRHRDQLLELAPPMSPDYANDEVGELAAAFDYAMGRLHDVLTREKLFTSDVSHELRTPLMVIATSCELLAEEPGLSARARAQLARMNSACEEMRDLVQTFLMLARAQRKDMAIVSQAGLRQIGDELVAQWRGPIEAKGLTLVYEANQEMPGLFNAPFLRSVMSNLLRNAMHYTESGSIRLQLGPSGFWVEDTGAGIPEEQRERVFQPFVRGQNPRGEGLGLGLSLVKRICASEGWDVTLRPAEPHGCRFEVRLAVV
- a CDS encoding helicase HerA-like domain-containing protein — protein: MSATNELIIGAGPDGQPVGQSWKLANRHGLIAGATGTGKTVTLQHLAESFSDAGIAVFAADIKGDLCGIAAAGNSQGKVAERIASMPWLNYKPQAYPVSIWDIAGKTGHPLRTTLSEMGPLLLSNLLELTESQQAALFAAFKVADREGLLLLDLKDLKALLNHFKEHPEVLGEDRALFTGASSQALLRRLALLEQQGAEDFFGEPALQLEDLLRPEADGRGRIHLLDASKLVHDAPKVYATFLLWLLAELFEQLPERGDADKPILALFFDEAHLLFNGTPKALQDRLEQVVRLIRSKGVGVYFVTQSPSDLPDDVLAQLGLRIQHGLRAFTAKEQKSLRAVADGFRPNPAFDTLKVLTELGIGEALVGTLEEKGTPAMVQRVAVAPPQSRIGPLTDAERADVIRRSPLAGRYDQPIDRESAYEKLTGRADDKMAPTQGKEEKGTDFGGMAGEILGSLASQVSKTVVRQAANQIGRQLVRGLMGALLGGSKRR
- the groL gene encoding chaperonin GroEL (60 kDa chaperone family; promotes refolding of misfolded polypeptides especially under stressful conditions; forms two stacked rings of heptamers to form a barrel-shaped 14mer; ends can be capped by GroES; misfolded proteins enter the barrel where they are refolded when GroES binds), whose product is MAAKEVKFGDSARKKMLVGVNVLADAVKATLGPKGRNVILDKSFGAPTITKDGVSVAKEIELKDKFENMGAQLVKDVASKANDAAGDGTTTATVLAQAIVNEGLKAVAAGMNPMDLKRGIDKATIAIVAQLKEQAKPCADTKAIAQVGTISANSDDSIGNIIAEAMDKVGKEGVITVEEGSGLENELSVVEGMQFDRGYLSPYFINKPDTMVAELDGPLLLLVDKKISNIREMLPVLEAVAKAGRPLLIVAEDVEGEALATLVVNNMRGIVKVAAVKAPGFGDRRKAMLQDIAILTGGTVISEEVGLSLEGATLEHLGNAKRVVLSKENTTIIDGAGAQADIEARVLQIRKQVEETSSDYDREKLQERLAKLAGGVAVIKVGAATEVEMKEKKARVEDALHATRAAVEEGVVPGGGVALVRALQAIEGLKGDNEDQNVGIALLRRAVEAPLRQIVANSGDEPSVVVDKVKQGSGNYGYNAATGVYGDMIEMGILDPAKVTRSALQAAASIGGLMVTTEAMVAEVADDKAAPAMPDMGGMGGMGGMM
- the pncB gene encoding nicotinate phosphoribosyltransferase — its product is MSDSAFSRRIVQNLLDTDFYKLSMMQAVLHNYPNAEVEWEFRCRNEEDLRAYLEPLREQIERLAELSFAPQDLAFLERIPFFKPDFIRFLGLFRFNPNYVQLGVENEELYLRLKGPWLHVILFEVPLLAIISEVRNRHRHPGATLTMARERLQKKFDWLRGEAGAEELAGFKMADFGTRRRFSYPVQEAVVRDLRDGFPGHFVGTSNVHLARELGVKPLGTMAHEWLMAHQQLGPRLIDSQAAALDAWVREYRGQLGIALTDCITMDAFLADFDLYFAKLFDGLRHDSGDPLEWAEKAIQHYERLGIDPQTKTLVFSDGLNLPRALEIYRALRERIDVSFGIGTHFTCDVPGVQPMNIVLKMTACNGHPVAKISDAPGKTQCKDENFLHYLKHVFKVPG
- the crcB gene encoding fluoride efflux transporter CrcB, translating into MLKSILAVSIGAALGALLRWVLGLKLNTLLPSMPPGTVVANLVGGYIIGAAIAFFANTPDVAPEWRLLIITGFCGGLTTFSTFSAEVVVLLQQGRLAWAMGTVATHLAGSLLMTLAGLWSVHALMGR
- a CDS encoding methyl-accepting chemotaxis protein; amino-acid sequence: MIKSLKFSHKILLAASLVVFSAFTLFTLYNDYLQRNAIREDLEDYLREMGEVSASNIQNWLSGRLLLIESTAQTIARDSAADHLSALLEQDTLRKTFNFTYLGQEDGTFTMRPNSAMPDGYDPRTRPWYKDAVAAGGTTLTEPYIDAATQELIMTVATPARAGGKTVGVVGGDLGLQTLVQIINSLDFSGMGYAFLVSGDGKILVHPDKSFIMKSLSDIYPQNTPRIGGGFSEAELNGHTRILSFTQVKGLPSVNWYIGLSIDKDAAYSMLSKFRTSAVIAAAIAIVAILLLLGMLIRVLMQPLTTMGRAMEDIAQGEGDLTKRLQVASNDEFGVLGNAFNRFVERIHESIREVASTARQLHDVSQLVVNASNSSMSNSDEQSNRTNSVAAAINELGAAAQEIARNAADASHHATDASHQAGDGRQVVEQTISAMNQLSDKISSACANIEALNSRTVNIGQILEVIKGISEQTNLLALNAAIEAARAGEAGRGFAVVADEVRNLAHRAQESAQQIQKMIEELQVGAREAVDTMTESQRYSLESVEIANRAGERLASVTHRIGEIDSMNQSVATATEEQTAVVDSLNMDITEINTLNQEGVENLQATLRACADLENQAGRLRHLVDSFRI
- a CDS encoding class I SAM-dependent methyltransferase → MTEKPVDLEFSQKYDRQHAQRYLRKHQAGLSRKLSHWRDVQIARQALKLAGQPNLVLDLPCGAGRFWPMLAEKENRVIIGADNSPDMIAVACAGQPNEVVKRVRPLQTSAFAIDLPDNAVDSIFSMRLMHHIGESDDRLTMLREFHRVSRDSVILSLWVDGNFKSWKRARAESARKKHAYQNRFVIPAKTIEAEFRQAGFKVQDHIDFVPLIHMWRVYILRKE
- a CDS encoding response regulator transcription factor; this encodes MRILLVEDNRDILANMADYLGLKGYTVDCAQDGLSGLHLAATSHYDLIVLDVMLPGLDGFTLCRRLREDARRDTPVIMLTARDQLDDRLQGFRSGADDYLLKPFALSELAARIEAVLRRSQGGGRRELQVADLSYNLDTLEVNRAGKPLKLNPIGLKLLAVLMQKSPHVVRRDVLEEAVWGDDCPDSDSLRSHVHQLRQVIDKPFASSLLHTVHGVGYKLAEETHGV